From a single Bacteroidota bacterium genomic region:
- a CDS encoding SprB repeat-containing protein has protein sequence TLLTASATYSPVLCNGGNTGSATVTASGGITSYTYNWSPSGGTNSTAANLTAGSYTCTVTDANGCITTASTTVTQPTALTATATMTPVLCNGGNTGSAAVTASGATPGYTYSWSPSGGTGTTEPNLSAGSYTCTVTDANGCITTASTTVTQPTAISLTTSFVQSTCGNPNGSASVVATGGTGAYTYSWTPSGGTSANATGLLAGSYTITVTDANGCVATQTVNVPNAGSPTATITASTNVSCFGGNNGSATVTGTGGTTPYTYSWSPSGGTGSTGVNLIAGTYTATVTDANGCTSIATVTITQPTLLTASATYSPVLCNGGNTGSATVTASGGITSYTYNWSPSGGTNSTAFYYSNRTDTACDKCVPGR, from the coding sequence CACCCTGCTCACTGCAAGTGCAACTTACTCCCCGGTTCTCTGCAATGGAGGAAATACAGGTAGCGCAACGGTGACCGCTTCCGGTGGAATTACATCTTATACTTACAACTGGTCGCCATCCGGAGGAACAAATTCAACTGCCGCTAATTTAACTGCGGGAAGTTATACCTGCACGGTCACTGATGCGAACGGATGTATTACTACTGCTTCTACTACAGTTACACAGCCAACCGCACTCACTGCAACCGCAACAATGACTCCTGTTCTCTGCAATGGTGGAAATACTGGTAGTGCGGCTGTAACTGCATCAGGCGCAACTCCTGGTTACACTTATTCCTGGTCGCCTTCTGGTGGTACAGGAACAACGGAGCCGAATTTATCAGCAGGTTCTTACACCTGCACCGTTACTGATGCGAATGGTTGTATCACCACAGCATCAACAACGGTCACTCAACCAACTGCAATTTCGCTCACCACTTCTTTTGTTCAATCTACCTGCGGAAATCCGAATGGATCTGCATCTGTTGTTGCAACAGGAGGAACCGGTGCCTATACTTATTCATGGACTCCATCGGGAGGAACTTCTGCAAACGCAACAGGATTGTTGGCCGGCAGCTACACGATAACTGTTACTGATGCCAATGGTTGTGTTGCAACACAAACCGTGAATGTGCCCAATGCGGGCTCGCCTACAGCAACGATCACCGCATCGACTAACGTAAGTTGCTTCGGTGGAAATAACGGAAGTGCAACTGTGACCGGAACAGGCGGAACAACTCCTTATACTTATTCATGGTCGCCTTCCGGTGGAACGGGATCTACAGGTGTAAATCTTATAGCCGGAACTTACACGGCAACAGTTACTGATGCGAATGGTTGTACTTCTATAGCTACAGTAACAATTACACAACCCACCCTGCTCACTGCAAGTGCAACTTACTCCCCGGTTCTCTGCAATGGAGGAAATACAGGTAGCGCAACGGTGACCGCTTCCGGTGGAATTACATCTTATACTTACAACTGGTCGCCATCCGGAGGAACAAATTCAACTGCCTTCTACTACAGTAACCGAACCGACACAGCTTGTGACAAGTGCGTCCCAGGCAGATGA